In Bermanella sp. WJH001, the following are encoded in one genomic region:
- the tilS gene encoding tRNA lysidine(34) synthetase TilS: protein MITSCIADALQDCIGQAKPKRILVGFSGGADSSVLLHALAQLKLPQPIIAIHVHHGLSPHANEWLLLCEKQCKTLGVGFVAERVVLSTESGSLEQAARLARYEVFEKYVLSGDVLLLGHHQDDQIETFMMRLMRGSGMTGLTAMSGERVFHQGRLMRPLLGITREQIEAYVAEFELPFVNDESNEDTSFDRNWWRHELLPALNQRYPQANQSIVKTISILQTEHTLLNDLIDPIYQQVVDKQGRLDSNKLARQSWSIQCQLIRKWLENHNRYPLLADKQIKVLLNDVMSARIDAEPVFRWQDNEVRRHNGKLYVMPSLPEVDTSAFMQNFNGASYPQLPAGKLKWQPGLGLKPSEYQLALYQGGLKARPINRPNKALKKWFQEFDIPPWQRPFWPVLLKNGEVVAVPGLFVCQGYACEQGWQFSFQI from the coding sequence ATGATCACCTCGTGTATTGCTGATGCGCTTCAAGACTGCATTGGACAGGCCAAACCCAAACGTATTTTAGTGGGTTTTAGTGGGGGCGCGGATTCATCCGTGTTATTGCATGCCCTTGCCCAGTTAAAACTGCCCCAGCCTATTATTGCCATTCATGTACATCATGGTTTATCGCCTCATGCCAATGAATGGCTGTTACTTTGTGAAAAGCAATGTAAAACACTCGGGGTTGGTTTTGTGGCTGAGCGAGTTGTTTTGAGCACAGAGTCAGGCAGCTTAGAGCAGGCTGCAAGATTAGCGCGTTATGAAGTGTTCGAAAAATATGTGTTGAGCGGTGATGTGTTATTGCTAGGTCATCATCAAGATGACCAAATCGAAACCTTCATGATGCGTTTAATGCGTGGCTCTGGTATGACAGGGCTGACAGCCATGAGTGGTGAACGGGTGTTTCATCAAGGCCGCTTAATGCGACCGTTACTAGGCATCACCCGTGAACAAATCGAAGCTTATGTGGCTGAATTTGAGCTGCCTTTTGTTAATGATGAATCCAATGAGGATACGTCATTTGATCGCAACTGGTGGCGTCATGAGTTATTACCCGCCCTTAATCAGCGTTACCCTCAAGCCAATCAAAGCATTGTCAAAACCATCAGTATTTTGCAAACCGAGCACACGCTACTCAATGATTTGATTGACCCGATTTATCAACAAGTGGTTGATAAACAAGGGCGTTTAGACAGTAACAAATTGGCGCGCCAGTCGTGGAGCATTCAATGTCAGTTAATTCGTAAATGGCTAGAAAACCACAATCGTTACCCTCTGTTGGCAGATAAACAAATCAAAGTGCTACTCAATGATGTCATGAGTGCTCGTATCGATGCCGAGCCGGTTTTTAGGTGGCAAGATAATGAAGTCCGCCGACACAATGGCAAGTTGTATGTCATGCCAAGCTTGCCAGAGGTGGATACCAGTGCCTTTATGCAAAACTTTAATGGTGCCAGTTACCCTCAGTTACCAGCGGGTAAATTAAAGTGGCAACCGGGCTTGGGTTTAAAACCAAGTGAGTATCAGCTTGCCTTGTATCAAGGTGGGTTAAAAGCTCGGCCAATTAACCGCCCTAACAAAGCTTTAAAAAAATGGTTTCAAGAATTTGATATCCCACCATGGCAGCGCCCGTTCTGGCCTGTACTGCTGAAAAACGGCGAAGTAGTGGCCGTACCTGGCTTATTTGTGTGTCAAGGTTATGCTTGTGAACAGGGCTGGCAGTTCAGTTTTCAGATCTAA
- a CDS encoding DEAD/DEAH box helicase yields the protein MSDTPTGFASLGLPFNVLRAIEEQGYETPSPIQQQAIPHLLAGKDVLGLAQTGTGKTAAFTLPILARTDVNARTPQVLVLAPTRELAQQVAAAIESYAKHIPGIKTTCIYGGQDFSTQFRALKNGPQFVVGTPGRVMDHIRRGTLKLDDIKAVVLDEADEMLRMGFIDDVNWILEHVPTKRQVALFSATMPRQIKEVAEKHLNSPVEVRIENKTATNDKIAQSFWLVRETDKNEGLLRICETQDMDAMMIFVRTKQATEEVSEYLRNAGYKCEALNGDVAQAQRERAVDRLKKGQIDIVVATDVAARGLDVERISHVINYDIPYDAESYVHRIGRTGRAGRTGSAILFVRPRERRMLSTIERVTRQKIAEMQLPSADDVNAKRRERFKARILSSVGGLDAEIFKSIIEEVIAENENLTAVDVAVSLAEMGQNGKRLFIREGERKPREYKERNERGDRGGREGRGRNDRGDRGGRGRDMADKPLDKKPMPLKDNPDVQMNRYRLAVGYKDGVKPGNIVGAIANEANIESKFIGHIEIFDSFATVDLPSGMPSEVVNHLKKTRICGRPLNIEDINAKGADAPKRVKKEGYKAKDGSGTKARDRKPAPAKRKEKAAE from the coding sequence ATGTCTGATACTCCTACTGGCTTCGCCAGTCTTGGTCTACCTTTTAATGTTTTACGCGCGATTGAAGAGCAAGGTTATGAAACCCCTAGCCCAATCCAGCAACAAGCGATTCCCCATTTATTAGCAGGTAAAGACGTTTTAGGTCTTGCCCAAACCGGTACCGGTAAAACCGCAGCCTTCACTTTACCGATTTTAGCGCGCACCGATGTCAACGCACGCACACCACAAGTATTGGTATTAGCGCCAACTCGTGAATTAGCACAGCAAGTAGCGGCTGCAATTGAGTCTTACGCAAAACACATCCCAGGTATCAAAACCACTTGTATTTACGGTGGCCAAGATTTCTCAACTCAGTTCCGTGCATTAAAAAATGGTCCTCAGTTTGTAGTGGGTACACCAGGTCGTGTGATGGACCACATTCGTCGTGGCACCTTGAAATTAGATGACATTAAAGCCGTTGTTTTAGATGAAGCGGATGAAATGCTTCGCATGGGCTTTATTGATGACGTGAACTGGATTCTTGAACACGTTCCAACTAAGCGTCAGGTTGCTTTGTTCTCAGCAACCATGCCTCGCCAAATTAAAGAAGTAGCAGAGAAACACTTAAACTCACCGGTTGAAGTGCGCATCGAAAACAAAACGGCTACCAATGATAAAATTGCTCAATCATTTTGGTTAGTACGTGAGACCGACAAAAACGAAGGTCTATTACGTATTTGTGAAACCCAAGATATGGATGCCATGATGATTTTCGTGCGCACCAAACAAGCCACTGAAGAAGTGTCTGAATACTTGCGTAACGCAGGTTACAAGTGTGAAGCCCTTAACGGTGATGTTGCACAAGCACAACGTGAACGTGCAGTTGATCGTTTGAAGAAAGGTCAAATTGATATCGTAGTCGCAACAGACGTTGCGGCTCGTGGTCTTGACGTTGAGCGCATCAGCCATGTAATCAACTACGATATTCCATACGATGCTGAATCATACGTTCACCGTATTGGTCGTACTGGTCGTGCCGGTCGTACTGGTAGCGCAATCTTGTTTGTACGCCCACGTGAGCGTCGCATGTTAAGCACCATCGAGCGTGTGACTCGTCAAAAAATTGCTGAAATGCAATTGCCAAGTGCAGATGATGTGAATGCAAAACGCCGTGAGCGTTTTAAAGCCCGTATTCTATCTTCTGTTGGTGGTTTGGATGCAGAAATCTTCAAATCAATCATTGAAGAAGTGATTGCAGAAAACGAAAACCTAACCGCGGTTGATGTGGCTGTTTCTCTTGCAGAAATGGGTCAAAACGGTAAACGTTTATTTATCCGTGAAGGTGAGCGCAAGCCTCGTGAATATAAAGAGCGTAACGAACGTGGTGATCGCGGCGGACGTGAAGGTCGTGGTCGTAATGATCGTGGCGATCGCGGTGGTCGTGGCCGTGATATGGCCGATAAGCCATTGGACAAAAAACCAATGCCACTTAAAGATAACCCAGATGTGCAAATGAACCGTTACCGTTTAGCGGTTGGTTACAAAGATGGCGTTAAGCCAGGCAACATCGTTGGTGCGATTGCGAACGAAGCAAACATTGAAAGTAAATTCATTGGTCACATTGAAATCTTCGACAGTTTTGCAACGGTTGATTTACCAAGTGGCATGCCAAGTGAAGTGGTTAACCATCTTAAAAAGACCCGTATTTGTGGTCGCCCTTTAAACATTGAAGATATCAATGCTAAAGGCGCTGATGCACCTAAGCGTGTTAAGAAAGAAGGTTATAAAGCCAAAGATGGTAGCGGTACAAAAGCACGTGACCGTAAGCCAGCACCGGCAAAGCGTAAAGAAAAAGCAGCTGAATAA
- a CDS encoding transporter substrate-binding domain-containing protein, whose protein sequence is MMMHLNIQQLVPLVTCLMFSAFSYGQDVLRLGIPILKPFTYIEDGVFKGTAVTPVKQALENSDLKYEWVFIENYSLLLKAVRSNTIDGFFVATKNVERDKYARFSKPVFMDHYSWFILKNAPYELDSSDFKLNARIGAILKTNSHRLTIRRGYQVYGQPSELLAQQFISGTLDAVFATQASFGYELNTINFPKKKYTIVQDSERPFGIYISKKYLGRHPNTLDKINQHIITE, encoded by the coding sequence ATGATGATGCACTTGAATATTCAACAGCTTGTTCCACTTGTCACTTGTTTGATGTTTAGCGCGTTTAGTTATGGGCAGGATGTATTACGCCTTGGCATACCTATACTGAAACCCTTTACCTATATTGAAGATGGGGTGTTTAAGGGCACCGCTGTTACCCCAGTTAAACAAGCCCTTGAAAATAGTGACTTGAAATATGAATGGGTTTTTATTGAAAATTACTCACTGCTTTTAAAAGCGGTTCGCAGCAACACCATTGATGGATTTTTTGTAGCGACAAAAAATGTTGAGCGCGATAAATACGCGCGCTTTAGTAAACCCGTATTTATGGATCATTACAGCTGGTTTATTTTAAAAAATGCCCCATATGAATTGGATTCTAGTGACTTCAAATTAAATGCCCGTATTGGTGCGATACTGAAAACCAATTCCCATCGTTTAACCATTAGGCGCGGTTATCAGGTTTATGGACAACCTAGCGAGTTATTGGCACAGCAATTTATAAGCGGCACCTTAGACGCGGTTTTTGCAACCCAGGCGTCTTTCGGATATGAATTAAACACCATCAATTTTCCAAAGAAAAAATACACGATTGTCCAAGATTCAGAGCGACCTTTTGGAATATACATATCTAAGAAATACCTGGGTCGGCATCCTAATACTTTAGATAAAATCAATCAGCACATCATTACTGAATAA